Proteins co-encoded in one Gossypium arboreum isolate Shixiya-1 chromosome 11, ASM2569848v2, whole genome shotgun sequence genomic window:
- the LOC128283655 gene encoding uncharacterized protein LOC128283655 produces MIKTMHSKEGKSIAKKLKQRMQIRHQYRGDEGQRCVGGLRSYTKTRIGKKKSSSSSSIGVMTSLTGKGGIPISDGGKKMYKRSIQKAKETTTLKRRKTVMRNKIEQKKLMRESLKTTKRDAAEGKSRYRLLKMMRNELRDEVNGVINDFMRLRALETLVMQELGFF; encoded by the exons atgatcaaaACAATGCATTCCAAAGAGGGGAAATCAATTGCAAAAAAGCTAAAG CAAAGGATGCAGATACGCCACCAATATAGAGGCGATGAAGGGCAAAGGTGTGTCGGAGGATTAAG GTCATACACAAAAACAAGAATTGGCAAGAAAAAGTCATCGTCTTCGTCTTCGATTGGGGTTATGACAAGTCTCACCG GAAAAGGGGGAATCCCTATATCAGATGGTGGAAAAAAGATGTACAAAAGGAGCATCCAG AAAGCGAAAGAAACTACTACACTTAAGAGAAGGAAAACAGTAATGAGAAATAAGATAGAGCAGAAGAAGTTGATGAGGGAGTCACTGAAGACGACTAAAAGAGATGCCGCAGAGGGTAAGTCAAGGTATAGGTTGTTGAAGATGATGAGGAATGAGCTTAGGGATGAGGTGAATGGAGTTATCAACGACTTTATGAGATTGCGGGCATTGGAGACATTGGTGATGCAGGAGCTGGGTTTCTTTTGA